From the genome of Papaver somniferum cultivar HN1 chromosome 2, ASM357369v1, whole genome shotgun sequence, one region includes:
- the LOC113347232 gene encoding rRNA-processing protein efg1-like, which yields MVHGGNVKGKAAAMNHVKKKNSTGVVKNVTKKPSVVEKKTKTVSYKNQIRSTERILRKTDLPPEVRQAQEKKLEDIKKKQELLIQLAENRVTILKNKKPKFFERRKLDRGIKKLERALETVSDETRAGIKDQIAKLKEDLEYVKFFPKTEKYVPLFSGGNDPDVVERRNVLRQQIKGNIVDAAASGRDLEETGDAEDDFFLNGSSSDEAEAGDESTKRNFRKQAPSFKKEVSTAPRKQFPKDSGLIGGFGKKPPRNFGNAAFDNYGANKNQKRKSIQDVEPASRPSKISFKSSNYTETSKSWKSTQAVEPSSRPSRSSKYTETSKNWKSTQAVEPASRPSKGTSKRSNYSETSQTRFEFLSNKKALKERVPVMASQSGSFSSFRKDNQFQNTTRIESNNNVNSNTEAPHKPKRKRRPKKKKA from the exons ATGGTGCACGGAGGCAACGTTAAGGGCAAAGCAGCCGCCATGAATCATGTTAAGAAGAAGAACAGTACAGGAGTTGTGAAAAATGTCACAAAGAAACCATCTGTAGTTGAGAAGAAGACTAAAACAGTGTCTTACAAGAACCAGATTCGATCAACCGAACGAATACTCAGAAAG acGGATTTACCACCTGAAGTAAGACAAGCTCAAGAAAAGAAGTTAGAGGATATCAAGAAGAAACAAGAACTTCTAATTCAGTTGGCGGAAAACCGTGTTACAATTCTTAAGAACAAGAAGCCCAAATTTTTTG AAAGAAGAAAATTGGATAGGGGGATTAAAAAATTGGAGAGAGCTTTAGAAACAGTGTCAGATGAAACCCGGGCAGGAATTAAAGACCAGATTGCAAAATTGAAAGAGGATCTCGAGTATGTTAAG TTCTTCCCAAAGACTGAAAAATATGTACCTTTGTTCAGTGGGGGTAATGACCCAGATGTGGTTGAAAGGAGGAATGTGTTGCGCCAACAGATTAAAGGCAATATTGTAGATGCAGCCGCTAGTGGAAGGGATTTAGAAG AAACAGGAGATGCTGAGGATGACTTCTTTCTGAACGGAAGCTCCAGCGATGAAGCAGAAGCAGGTGATGAATCTACAAAGAGAAATTTCAG GAAGCAAGCTCCAAGTTTTAAAAAAGAGGTATCAACTGcgccaaggaaacaatttccaaaGGATTCTGGCCTAATTGGGGGTTTTGGCAAAAAGCCTCCAAGAAACTTTGGAAATGCAGCTTTTGACAATTATGGTGCCAATAAGAATCAG AAGCGGAAGTCTATTCAAGATGTAGAACCTGCATCTAGGCCATCAAAAATTTCATTCAAAAGTTCAAATTATACTGAGACAAGTAAGAGCTGGAAGTCTACTCAAGCTGTAGAGCCTTCATCTAGGCCTTCAAGAAGTTCAAAGTATACTGAGACGAGTAAGAACTGGAAGTCTACTCAAGCTGTAGAGCCTGCATCTAGACCTTCAAAAGGTACATCCAAAAGGTCAAATTATTCTGAAACTAGTCAGACAAGATTTGAATTCCTATCAAACAAAAAAGCACTGAAAGAGAGGGTTCCAGTGATGGCATCACAGAGTGGCAGTTTCTCTTCTTTTAGAAAAGATAATCAATTTCAAAATACTACCAGGATTGAAAGTAATAATAAtgtgaattcaaatactgaagcACCGCATAAACCTAAAAGGAAAAGGagaccaaagaagaagaaagcataA